In Telopea speciosissima isolate NSW1024214 ecotype Mountain lineage chromosome 10, Tspe_v1, whole genome shotgun sequence, the DNA window tttttgtttttttgttataaaaaaaaagaaggataaatTACTCCCCCTTACCCTCAATTATGCCCGAATGACAAGCCCCAcccctgggtattgagtaataactctcccctcccctgaaatcaaaagattctgtcaaccgtacccattctgTCAAAAATGTCTGTTAAGTGTTAgaaaaagactatattaccccctgcttcttcttcttcctcctcctgcaactctGCCCCCACCCTGCTGCCAACGCAACCCATCTCACTGCCCCCACTCATGCTCTCTCCTTGCCCTTCCCTTCTCGGAATCTACGTTGCTTCAACTAAGATTCCTTCCCCGAGACAGCTTCGTCTCTATGAGGTCTAGAAAGGACGGAGTCTTCCTGAGTGTTAACCCCTGAGGACTGGATTGTTCGGATACATTTTGGGCTTCAACCTGCAAAAATGGAGGAATTAACAAGGAACAACACAAACTAATTATGaagaagttcttcttcttctcgttaTCTGACTGTCCCCCAAGTATGAACTGATTCACAATCTTCAAACTGTTGTAATCCCAGAGTCAGAGACACACCATTGCTGGCCGTCACTCAATTAGTTCAGGAGAACAGAAAATGAAAGGAAGGGGTGAAATATTCAGAATTACAGAAAATTAATGAGATGCCGGACTTATCATGATGCGGGCATCAAAGGGAAGGCCCGCAGTCGCTCAATTAGTTCAAGAATCAAGTCTTCCAGAACCAAACAATCAACCACCACAGAGTAGAGAGTGGGGTTAAAAGAACAGTTTTTGAAGGGTTAAATGAACTTTTTAACAGAGAAattgggagaagaaaaagaaaaaaaagggaaactaaCAGTATACCTCTTCAAGCAAGGAAATTAATTAATCACTTTTCGTTTCTGCAATTCGAGAAGCCTTTTAATGGAATTTTAGTTGCAGGATCAGAAGAAACCCCACTGGCCATTGTTATTGTCGTCTCCTTATCCGTAATagttagaagttagaacagCATACTTGGGCATAGACTAATAACCCAACGATTCATATCGCAAACCAGATGCAAAGTTACGAATCAAATTCGGAGCTCTTCAATTTGACTACAGGCATGGAGATGTTAGCGTTCCCCTCGAAGAATATCCAGCAGCAGAGAGATGGTAACTTGGTCATGTGAACTTGTGAAGtcaaactagaaaaaaaaaaaaaacccatttcgGTCTGATtaacaaaaacatataaaagatagaggagcttgagaaaaagaaaagaacaccaTGGTTCAGGGACCTGCATCTCAGAAGATTCGCTTTTGGGTAGATGAAAAAGGTGGTGGTGATGAGCTCACCACTTTGGATGGCCTTCAGGTTTCTCTATGTGGTTCTGTCAACGGCAACGGAGAGATTGCTAAGGAATTCGAAAGTTCTGAAGCTAATTTTAAGCGTATAAAATTAATGGGTTCCCATTAAAATATAAGCAGAGATTGAAGATATCCAATAATTCTTCCTGGGTTCTGTGCATCTGAGCTTGAATTTTCTACCTCTATtaaatcagagaagagaaggctTTCTTGCTTTGGCGGTGGAGGCGGCAGTGGTTATGGACGTCGTGAGGGCGGCGGTGGTGGATACAGCTGTGGTTGTGACCGTGGCTacggaagtggtggtggtggtggtgaccgTTACTCGAGCtggagaaactagggtttctagaGATGTTTTTACGGTTTTGATATGCTTAGGGAgtattattggaatatcacAAACATAAGgacattttggggtttaattgaatatatttagggtgatgtcatcacttaacagtgaTTTTTGACGGAATggatacggttgatagaatcttttgacTCAGGGGTGGGGAGAGTTATTACTCAATACCAAGGGGTGGGGCTTGTCATTcgggcataatcgaggggaggggggagtaatttacccaaaaaataataataaaaagtgCCACATGCACTTTAATTCAGTGAAACTTCCATTGTGTGTAGAGGGTGATGTAGGATGCCACCGAAGTTGTCGTGTAAAATTCTTGGGCTTTCCCAAGTTGGCTGCACCACCTGTGTGGCATACTGACCTCCCTTTCCAAAATTATGAAAGAATTTTCAGTCTTCGAGtgtatttctttttatcttgaGCTTAATGTATGAGAACTGAAGCATAGACTCTTGATCCTTGGATGACACAAATTGATGGAAGAGCAAGAGCAATAACAGAAGGAAAGGGGATTAGTCATGTCATGGGATACTCTTCCTTCAATGAGGTACAAAAGCTTTCAGGTcagaaagaaaatggagaatgtgtgtcAAGAATGACATACTAGTTTTCAGGTCCAGTTGAAgtctttcttcttgtttgtttttatATGAGAATGACTGTAGTTGGCCGTACCTTTttccttattctctctctttattaAGACACCACATCTAAGGGGGCATTAGAATTATGGGGAGAAGGACCTAAACTCAAGAAGGGGGGACTATAATTCCCTTCTACAAACTTATTGAACTAAATTTTATCTGCTctatcaaagaaagagaaatgttgCTGCTTGGAAGCTGTTATACTAAATAATAATCTACACTTattcattttcataaaaaaaaaaataaaaaacatgagaaaaatCAAGTTCCTTAGGAACCTATTCTACATGACCAAGGAAGTTTAATGTTGGAGTTAACACTTAAGAGGGACTACTGAACCTTCAGATCAGTTTCATCTTTGTTTGGAGTTAACACTTAAGAGGGACTGCTGAACCTTCAGATCAGTTTCATCTTTGCTAGTTCGTGGATGCCATATGAAGAAGCATGAAATCAGTCAGAACAATCCAGTTTACAAGTATTGTAAAA includes these proteins:
- the LOC122643432 gene encoding glycine-rich RNA-binding protein 2-like, which produces MVQGPASQKIRFWVDEKGGGDELTTLDGLQVSLCGSVNGNGEIAKEFESSEANFKQKRRLSCFGGGGGSGYGRREGGGGGYSCGCDRGYGSGGGGGDRYSSWRN